The genomic region CCTCGGGATAGCGTCAGTGCGGAATCGATATATGCCGAACAAGTTGGAGAGCGAGACGTCGATGTTGGGGAATTGCTTCCGCCCCCTCAGCCGGCTCAGAACTATCCTGATATGCCTCTGGTATCCTCACTCCCTGGCACAACAGCATCCCCAATTCGGGTGCCTTTTGGAAACGGAAAAGGCGAATTAATCGACCTTCCTGGCTTGGCACGAAGCGACCTTGACTTGTTTGTGAAGGAGGAGTGCCGTCAGTCGATGATTATGAAGAAGCGCATTGTGCCTGAACAGATTTCAATGACGCCTGGCAAGTCCCTCATACTAGGAGGAGGTCTCATTCGCATCACACCAAAGAACCCGGGCTTGGTTTTTCTGGCATACAACTTTACGCCTCTGGAGGAGCACCTCACTCAGACTGAGAAGGCCATCGCGTTCCAGGAGCAGACACGGGAATCCATCGGTGTACCAAGTATCATGCTTCCTGGAATTGGAGGCAAGATGAAGCATGCTGGAACATTTAAGCTGTCTCACGACGTCACCAGACAAAGAGCTGGCCCTCTTACACGGAAGAATGCGATTGGGTTAAACGTCGACAGGCTTCCTTTCCGAGTGTTGTCGACAGACATCCTCATCGAGGGTGTGGGCtatgttgagcttgttgcaCAAGTCCGCGCACAGGATGTCGCTATGAAGGTATTTCCAGACCAACAACCCCGATTCGAGCAAAGGGCCAAGCCGAAGCAGCTCAACACGTCTGATCCTTTTGCAGCCATGAGGGCTCTGCGAATAGATGCAGGAACTTCGGTGGTAAAGAGGCGTAAGGAGCCTGAGCCTGCGATAGAAACTGGCTGGCCAGCAGTTGATGTCTTCAGTCCTGAGGGGCGATTCATTGGCTCTCGTCAACCGATCCAAGGATGGTTGCATAACAAGCCTCGTGTATTGCCAGAGCACAAGAGGAGTCGACCGCGAAGAAGTATGAAGGGTGctaagaagaaagacaaagccGAGAAGAGAGCTGCGATCAACTGAGCTCTATCTTGGGTGGATTCTGTACGATTTAAGGCTGTATGATGAATGAGTAGACGATGATGGTGGCATTACCATGTCAATTGTATATCACCCCAACTATAGATTATATCTCAGAACTGTGTATTATAGAACTGCAGGAGAACTATGAGACTTAGCAAAAAGAATTCATCCTGACTGATTTGCTTGACCGTTTAACATGTGTGGACGATCATCTTGTGTAGTTGTAGTGTCAAAGTTGTACTCTAGCATTGAAAAATAGCAGTATTCCTTTTACCAGGTCAGTTCTTTCATAACCATAGGATCGAAAAGAAGATTCCTTAAAAGGACGTGGATAGGTAGTTAAGTTGTTTTTAATACAGCATGGTAGAGATTTGTGAATGGGAGCTCGCATCCAATGATTGGCTAATAAATCCGGCAAGTCGTGACGTGAAAAGAGGTACGTATCTTATCTTTACAACTAAATGTTGATACTACTAGGTAAGGCAAATCATTTATTTGCCATACGATTCCATAAACAAGCGCGTGACAACATTATTAACAAGACAACACCACATCCTCCCGGAGAGATTACTTTCTCCCCGAAAAACCTGTCAAAGGAAACAAACAGTCGCTCGTGCTATAGCTACATCGAATATCACATCACCTCGAGACTGTCATGTCGCAACGGCAACAGCAACGAAGCGCACCAGCGCCCTCACAAACACAAACCGAAACCCCGGCGCAAACACCAGAAACAAGAGAACAAGCGCCTCAGATCCTGAGACTTCGAGGCGCTCATGCGTCCAATGGGCGATCCGTACAGTGGGCAGAAGACGTAGTTGACAATGAAGGTCTTGGACGCAAGAGCTCAAAAGGTGGGCAACATGATCTTATACGAGCATACGCCCACATACTGACACATATTTCAATAGTGTGTTGTATCTACCATAAGCCGAAAGCCGTCGACGAGTCCAGCGACGAGTCTTCGTCCGACTCAGACTCAGATTCAGACTCGGGCTCTGACCGCGATGGAGCACAACCAGCGGGCGGGAAGCGCCAAAGCTGTGGGCATGAACACGGGCACAGTCATGGACGTGGGCGGAGAAATGGAAAGggaaaggagaagagggcGCCGAGTCCGAATGCGTACGAGAAGGTCCCCAAGCCAAAGCCCAAGGATGGACCGTCGGAAAACAAGTCATAGAACAACGAGGACGCCGGACCGTCGAAGGAAAAGGGCAATGCGAAATGAGCGTTAATTATGATGATATGACCACAGAGACTGGTGAGTTAGGGCATATGTATGTGAAGATTATTAGTGGCATAGCGATATGTGGGCAAGGTTCAAGCGAACATGATGGCAGAATCGTATGGTTTAGAATCTTCCATTTGggaatttaatttataaaaggGTATCTCATTGGGGGGGCACTTATACAAGGTAGCTGTCTTGCGAATCGTGTATCGCAATCACTCAGCACCCTCCACATCATTCTTCCCGCTCTCGACCACGAAATATCTTCCAGCTGTTTTGCCAGCCGTCTTAAGGGCATCCCACTTCTCTGCCTCAGACTCAATCGTCTCTCTAACCCTCCTCGCCCTTTGATAATGCCCTATACGAACCTCCTTATCCAGAGCTTCTTGCAATTCAGCAAGTCCAATGGTCACCTCTTGTCGGGCCTCTGTGGTCTCATCACGGATCGCCCGTAAGGGTTCAACCCCGGTTGTGTCCACACGCTGCACGGCGCGGACGAACTGCAATTGGCTCTGGAGGGTGTTGATCATGGCAACTTCGTCTTCGGGTGTAGTTGGCAACGGTAGGGCTGagaggcggaggaggtggtgTAATTGGGAGGGCGTGATCTTTTCTGCAGGGGCTGAACTTGGCGAGGATGGTAGAAGGCTTCTAACGGACCAGGTGGGTTTCTCGAGGATCGAGGCGGCGGTAGACGAGTTTGTTGTTATAAACCGAGTTGTCAAAAGTCTTGTAGAATGTGTGATGCTGCGCTGAAGGGCGATACGGCAGGATGTGCAGATCGTCATGATGCGTAGCTGGCCTGCTCTGTCGATATGGATATAATATCTGTTGACTCTCGGTCAAGGTTTTCTCTCTGCGTACCTAAGGCGATCTGTCAATAGAGTCTTGTGATGGATATATATCCAAGATAACTTTGATCCGTCTTAACCTAGATCTTCAATGTGACAACGGGGGCCCACTAAAAAGACCCCAGCTACctcctacctacctaggtagcccACTGGGGGTGTCTCTCTGTGGCTCAAGCAACCGTCGTCATAGCTCAGCCGCCGTCCGCGCCGCAAGTCGAGGTACTCGCCATCTTTACTTACATACAACTTAAAGCCAACTCGTGATAACCTAGAACGTGGtgtttttctctttctctttctgttTCTCCTCCCAACTCTTCCTTGATACCCCTTTCACGAATATCACAATCATGGCTCAAGACCCAAGAGCTCTTCTCCAAAAGGTTTCGTGACCCCTCCCCAGCTTTGTATTGGCTGTTGCTTTGCAGTTGTGCTGACACTCCGCAACTTTCAGGCTCAGAAGCAGCTTCAGAGTGCCGGCGgcggcttcagcttctttggtGGACGAGAGGAGAAGTATCAAGAGGCCGCTGATCTCTTCACTCAAGCCGCCAATGCCTTCAAGATGCAGCAACAGAGTACGCCTTTACCGCTTTGTTTCGTTGTGAAACCGAGGCTGACGCTTCCGACATCTAGTGCTCGAAGCCGGAAAGGCTTTTGAACAGGCCGCCCAAGTTCAAACCGACAAGCTGAAGGAACCCGATGACGCTGCCAACACCCTAGTGGATGCCTTCAAGGCCTACCGCAAAGACGACCCCCAGGCTGCTGCGCGATGCCTGAACGTCGCTGTCGATCGATACTGCGCCAAGGGTAATTTCCGCCGCGCAGCTTCCCACAAGGAAAATCTCGGCGAGCTGTACGAGCTGGAACTCGGCGATGCCAAGAGCGCTATCGAGTGCTACGAACTCGCTGCTACCTGGTATGAGGGCGATAATGCGGCAGCGTAAGTTGGATATCACAACCGCATCGGCGTTTTACATCTACTTATGGATATTGACAGTCTTGCCAACAAGCTATGGCTGAAGGTGGCCGACGTGGCTGCTATCGAGGGCGACTACTACAAGGCCATCGAGAAATACGAGAGAGTGGCTGagcaatcaatcaacaacaacctcatGAAGTACAGCGTCAAGGACTACTTGCTCAAGGCAGGTATCTGCCATCTGGCCAGTGGCGATCTGGTCGCTGCTCAGCGCGCCCTGGAGAAGTATCGCGATATGGATCCCTCATTTGGTGCACAGCGTGAGCATCAGCTTTTGACTGACCTCTGCGAGGCCATCGAGGCCAAGAGCCAGGAGCAGTTTACCGACAGGCTGTATCAGTTCGACCAGATCAGCAAGTTGGATAAGTGGAAGACGACGATCTTGGTGCGAGTGAAAAACcagattgaggaggaagaggatgaagagtttGCGTAGAGGAGCTATCAATGGAATGAAAGAAATTGGCACATGAGTGACTACAGGAGGTATTGGGATATATCACAACCAGAAAATTCCAGAAAGTGCTCGGGATTTTGCTATTGATATCATGGTCGAAGAGATGGGTAGTGACTTGAGATGCACTCGTGTCTCCTCATGAGTGGTGGAGTCACAGTTGCTAATGTTAGGCTTAGAGTTAACATGACTGTTGTGAATATCAAAGCAAGCTCGTCATAGACTGAGTTGGTATCTCAGTGAATCATTAATGAAGTGAGCATTCACAGCATGACACTCCACAGTCGTACATACAAAGTCATGCGCCAATCTGCTTCAGCCAGAGATGTTCGAGGAATTCTTGCTTGAGATCACATTGGATGTTCAAATCAATGATCGATACTCGGGCCAGGAGAAGCATGGTAAAATAAACCACGGAACTCAATAAACATATGTAGCAGCACATGTGTTATTATCAGACTTGCTACCTCCAAACACGTATCCTTCGTTTTCGTCATCAAACTCATTGCATTTCACTCCCAGCCCTGTCAAAGTAACAATCTAAGTCGGATTCCAACTCTGCCTATCAATGTATCGAAATAACCCTCAAGGCATATAGAACAAAGGCATCATCTTAAGACTGCCACTTGTCAGACTGTGTAGCCTTTGTGGCGCATGTCTTGGGAACAGTGTAGGTACGGTTGGGGTCCTTCTCCCAGGTGATAGAGCcgtccttcttgatgttaATGTACTTATACTGGATAGACTGTCCTGCAGTTAGGGAAATGGTGGTCTTCCACACAGGGTTCGAGGAGGTATAGTCCGAGGCGCTCAAGGCAACAGCCTTTGATGTGTCCCAGTTACCGAGAGCAGCGATGTTGCCAACGATCTTGATGGTATCACCAAAGTTGGTGGTGACAAACTCTTCGAAAGTGACAGCTACAGAGGTTGCAGTAGGGCAACTGGTGCTAGTGGACGAGctggaagtggaagtggaagtcTGGGTGCCAGTTGGAGTGGGCACGCCACCCTTGGGTGTTTGCGATGCCGGGAACGAAGTTGCAGTGGCCGATGAGTATGAGCCAGCAACAGTATTGGTACCGCATTGGTTGGGAACAGCAGCCACGCTgccagcccaagaaggaggaatAACACCAGCTCGACGATCAGCAGCTGAGAGGAAAGCGGCATATGACCAAGTCAAGTCTGTGGCAGAAAGAGGATGGCCGTCATTCTTGTCAAACTGCTCTGCCAGGTGGCCATCTGTGCCGACATACTTTGCAACGATAGCAACATACCCATCAGCATACTTGGAGACGGCGTCAGTGATGCTTTTGAAGGTGGCAGAGTCGCTGGCGTAGGTTCCGgtagagatggaagagacgaGGTCCTTGAAGAACGAAAGGGAGACGTCCGACACGGTGATAGATCCCTGCTGCTTCCAGACATAAATGGCATCGTAGAGTTGCTCTGCCGCCGCAAGCGTAGCGAGGTACCAGGGGTTGCCATTGTAGTAGACATCTTCGACGTATCGTCCAACGGCGACAGCTGAGCCTTGAGAGATACCCTTGTTGATGTTCCATGAGCGGAAAGAGTCAGTAACCGCCTTGTGGTTGGCGAGGGCCTTGTCGCTGCATGGCTGGAAGGTGGCGGGATCGCAGTTCAGAGCAGGGTCGAAATTGTGGATGGACGACAGAATACTGTTGGCGTCCTTGCCAGTGCGGCCATCGTTGACATTGACTATAGGGGTCAGTGGTTATGATCACTGAGAGTCCAGCTAGTCTATTACTTACTGTTAGAGTCGACGTATTTGCCGGAGGAGATCCAGTAAGTCTGCAAGAAGCAGAGAGCCTGGGGAGCGATGTTGGAGTAGTTGTCTCCTGACTtgccgagcttcttggccagagCGGCACCTTCAATGAGAGCTTCAGAATGCGAGTGAGTACATCGTCTTACTGGTAAATCATCTAGCAAACTAACCTCGATACTGGGAACCAGTTGTAAAGAACGAACTGCCCTTGACCTCTTCCCACAAGTCAAATCCGGTTTGGTTCCTATGACGGTCAGAACTGGCTCCAGTTAAGGCTGCTGCATCACTGACCAATATTGAGCCACGTAGTTGAGATCGTTGCGAACAACAGGCCATACGATGTCGTTAGCTGTGGAGGTGTACCCGTTGGCAATCAGCCAGTTGGCATAGGTGATCATAGCAGTCGCACGCAGAGCTGGACCATCTCGCTGAGGTCGACCTTGACAACCTTTAGTCAACTGTTCTCATGTAGGGGCGCCAAGAAACATGAATACTCACCCCAGCCGCCAGTGAAGGCACTCATGTCGACGTTGAACTTGGCCTCTCCTAGACCTGAGCCATCCGAAAGCGATCCAGAAGGGTTGGAAACGCCCTGGAGCTTGGCTTGGGAGGCGATATACTCTTGGATCTTCCTCTGCAAGCCAGCATCATACTGGTTGATGAACCTATCGACGACGTACTTAAAGACTAGAGCAGCATCTCGAGTCCAGGTGTAAAAGTCTAGCGTATGTTAGGAAGCGTCTCTTGCTCAGGTTGGCTATGTCATCGACTTACAGTCAGGATCCTGTGTGTCTGGAGAGGCAATGACAATACCAGTGGCTACATTCTTGGAGTTGCAGCCATCGGAGCCGATATTGCAGAGGAGTTGCTCAATGGCAACTGAGCTCTCAGACTTGATAAAGGAGTCAACCGAAGACTGTCTCTCTTGTACGAGACTCCTCTCATCGAAGGCTGGTCGGCCCAAGACGCTCTGGAGAGCGAATGAGCCGAGAAGAAAGGCAGAAGACACAAAGTACATGATGGGCTGTATCAGAGAGGCTGTAGAGTTGATCGAGACTGATGAGACTGGATCACCAACATCTACCAGGTCCATCGTGAAGGTTTTATAGAGAGCCGGCATCCCGACTGTTACAGAAATTCCGTAATAGAAGAactgagcttgtcaagggtCTAGTTGTTAGATTCCGAATATGGAAGTGCGGAAGCAAGCTGTAGAGTTAGTGAACAACGGACGCAGGCCTTTGGGGGATAGTGCGGTGTGGTTCAAAGGCCCGAATAATTAGAATGAGGCCGAGTTGATTACAATTAGTCTGCTGCAGTTCCTGGGAGGTGGTGTTGTTTTGCATTTGACATCACCTCGGCTTGTTATGCTTTGTTGAGGTCATACTCATTTGAACATGCTCACCAGCTCACGATGGCTTCAGATGCCTCTTGGAGGATAATGATGATTTGGAGTTTCATTGTCAACTTGACTTCTGAGAATAGCTATGCACCCAAGTATTCACATGCACCAGCTGATTTGAGCTCCTGTGACTTTTACCCCAAATTAATAATGTATGATTTCACTGACAAAAAGTCTCCAACTCATAGTGTGGGGTAGTAGCTTGGACAACCTCCATGGCATGACTCCGGAGTAGCTCACAATAGGTAGGAGGACAATCGTCCCCC from Fusarium fujikuroi IMI 58289 draft genome, chromosome FFUJ_chr04 harbors:
- a CDS encoding related to Type 1 phosphatases regulator ypi-1; protein product: MSQRQQQRSAPAPSQTQTETPAQTPETREQAPQILRLRGAHASNGRSVQWAEDVVDNEGLGRKSSKVCCIYHKPKAVDESSDESSSDSDSDSDSGSDRDGAQPAGGKRQSCGHEHGHSHGRGRRNGKGKEKRAPSPNAYEKVPKPKPKDGPSENKS
- a CDS encoding related to a-agglutinin core protein AGA1; its protein translation is MTICTSCRIALQRSITHSTRLLTTRFITTNSSTAASILEKPTWSVRSLLPSSPSSAPAEKITPSQLHHLLRLSALPLPTTPEDEVAMINTLQSQLQFVRAVQRVDTTGVEPLRAIRDETTEARQEVTIGLAELQEALDKEVRIGHYQRARRVRETIESEAEKWDALKTAGKTAGRYFVVESGKNDVEGAE
- a CDS encoding probable transport vesicle fusion protein SEC17, with the protein product MAQDPRALLQKAQKQLQSAGGGFSFFGGREEKYQEAADLFTQAANAFKMQQQMLEAGKAFEQAAQVQTDKLKEPDDAANTLVDAFKAYRKDDPQAAARCLNVAVDRYCAKGNFRRAASHKENLGELYELELGDAKSAIECYELAATWYEGDNAAALANKLWLKVADVAAIEGDYYKAIEKYERVAEQSINNNLMKYSVKDYLLKAGICHLASGDLVAAQRALEKYRDMDPSFGAQREHQLLTDLCEAIEAKSQEQFTDRLYQFDQISKLDKWKTTILVRVKNQIEEEEDEEFA
- a CDS encoding probable glucan 1,4-alpha-glucosidase, which translates into the protein MDLVDVGDPVSSVSINSTASLIQPIMYFVSSAFLLGSFALQSVLGRPAFDERSLVQERQSSVDSFIKSESSVAIEQLLCNIGSDGCNSKNVATGIVIASPDTQDPDYFYTWTRDAALVFKYVVDRFINQYDAGLQRKIQEYIASQAKLQGVSNPSGSLSDGSGLGEAKFNVDMSAFTGGWGRPQRDGPALRATAMITYANWLIANGYTSTANDIVWPVVRNDLNYVAQYWNQTGFDLWEEVKGSSFFTTGSQYRALIEGAALAKKLGKSGDNYSNIAPQALCFLQTYWISSGKYVDSNINVNDGRTGKDANSILSSIHNFDPALNCDPATFQPCSDKALANHKAVTDSFRSWNINKGISQGSAVAVGRYVEDVYYNGNPWYLATLAAAEQLYDAIYVWKQQGSITVSDVSLSFFKDLVSSISTGTYASDSATFKSITDAVSKYADGYVAIVAKYVGTDGHLAEQFDKNDGHPLSATDLTWSYAAFLSAADRRAGVIPPSWAGSVAAVPNQCGTNTVAGSYSSATATSFPASQTPKGGVPTPTGTQTSTSTSSSSTSTSCPTATSVAVTFEEFVTTNFGDTIKIVGNIAALGNWDTSKAVALSASDYTSSNPVWKTTISLTAGQSIQYKYINIKKDGSITWEKDPNRTYTVPKTCATKATQSDKWQS